One part of the Algibacter sp. L1A34 genome encodes these proteins:
- a CDS encoding DUF1569 domain-containing protein, translated as MKNMFNEKEILTVVDRIKKLHKEAEPLWGKMSVDQMLAHCNVTYEMVYDKKHPKPNAFKRWMLKAIVKPVVIGDKPYKKNSRTAPEFIIKGTKNFDLEKNRLVDFINRTQRLGSGHFENKASHSFGNLTNKEWNTMFYKHLDHHLNQFGV; from the coding sequence ATGAAAAACATGTTCAATGAGAAAGAAATACTGACTGTTGTTGATAGAATTAAAAAACTACACAAGGAAGCGGAACCTCTTTGGGGAAAAATGAGTGTTGATCAAATGCTAGCACATTGCAACGTAACTTACGAAATGGTTTATGATAAAAAGCACCCAAAACCAAACGCGTTTAAACGCTGGATGCTTAAAGCTATTGTAAAACCAGTAGTTATTGGAGACAAACCTTACAAAAAGAATAGCCGTACAGCTCCCGAATTTATAATTAAGGGTACTAAAAACTTCGATTTAGAAAAAAACCGACTGGTAGATTTTATTAATAGAACACAACGCTTAGGTTCCGGTCATTTTGAAAACAAAGCATCACACTCTTTCGGGAACTTAACTAATAAAGAATGGAATACTATGTTTTACAAACATTTAGACCATCATCTAAATCAGTTTGGTGTTTAA
- a CDS encoding NAD(P)H-dependent glycerol-3-phosphate dehydrogenase: protein MDKPLKYAVFGAGSWATAIVKMLSENLDEIGWYMRSVYTKEHLLREQHNPNYLSSVEFHLDQLKISNNINEIAEYADVLIFVIPSAFIHSELEKLNVNIENKTIVSAVKGIMPETGLLVGQHFHDIYNVPYDNIAVIAGPCHAEEVALERLSYLTISCSDQVKAKQIADNLSSDYIKTKISDDIIGIEYAVMLKNIYAIAAGIAHGLGYGDNFQSVLMSNSIREMKRFIKKMHKMKRNINNSAYLGDLLVTGYSVFSRNRMFGNMIGKGYTVKSAQMEMNMVAEGYYATKSAHLLNVKNTKKTQLPIINAVYEILYENKNPKKIFKKLTDKLD, encoded by the coding sequence ATGGATAAACCTTTAAAATACGCGGTTTTTGGCGCAGGAAGCTGGGCTACAGCTATTGTAAAAATGCTTAGCGAAAATCTTGACGAAATTGGTTGGTATATGCGTAGTGTTTACACCAAAGAACATTTATTACGCGAGCAACACAACCCTAATTATTTAAGTTCGGTAGAGTTTCATTTAGACCAACTTAAAATTAGTAACAACATAAACGAAATTGCAGAATATGCCGATGTGCTCATTTTTGTAATTCCCTCTGCATTTATACACAGTGAATTAGAAAAACTTAATGTTAACATAGAAAATAAAACTATAGTATCGGCCGTAAAAGGTATTATGCCCGAAACCGGACTATTGGTCGGTCAGCATTTTCACGACATCTACAACGTACCTTACGATAATATAGCCGTAATAGCTGGTCCATGCCATGCCGAAGAGGTTGCCCTAGAGCGCCTTTCTTACTTAACTATTTCGTGTTCAGATCAAGTTAAAGCCAAACAAATTGCCGATAATTTATCTTCAGATTATATAAAAACAAAAATTAGCGACGATATTATCGGTATAGAATATGCCGTAATGCTTAAAAATATTTATGCTATAGCAGCCGGAATAGCACATGGTTTGGGTTATGGCGATAATTTCCAAAGTGTACTTATGAGTAATTCCATTCGTGAAATGAAACGTTTTATCAAGAAAATGCATAAAATGAAACGTAACATCAATAATTCCGCTTATTTAGGCGATTTATTAGTTACCGGTTACTCTGTTTTTTCCCGAAACCGTATGTTTGGAAACATGATTGGTAAAGGCTACACCGTAAAATCTGCACAGATGGAAATGAACATGGTGGCCGAAGGCTATTACGCCACAAAATCGGCACATTTATTAAACGTAAAAAACACCAAAAAGACGCAATTACCCATAATAAATGCCGTTTACGAGATATTATACGAAAACAAAAACCCGAAAAAAATATTTAAAAAACTGACCGATAAGTTAGATTAA
- a CDS encoding nicotinic acid mononucleotide adenyltransferase, producing the protein MKTIKLLSSFALIATLFTSCYTEVIVDDYIDEPTISVNQLLNSYELWYVDINATKGFGETAFLQKAFTISFKNGVMYANNNIVGLGDTGNGFGIDVATYNTYEMILDVEHDADGFNTFDVYQVDYNTIELYNPNNDTSYFLDGYERNTFDYDFVFYDNIHYFLQEYNAWEKVYTSNQGALNDFDNENYLQFLAGGNDSEFKSSQDDSGKNINNLYWDYTGVYGVGDVSNDVYLKTLTLDYDYFDNEQFELSVINDGKIELYHAASGTTYEFEGRGYIQYLRSAKSKVTTTDTNSDKMRKFKKERVENPRENKRI; encoded by the coding sequence ATGAAAACTATAAAATTACTTTCGAGCTTTGCTCTAATCGCGACACTTTTTACGTCTTGCTATACCGAAGTTATAGTAGACGATTATATTGATGAGCCTACAATATCGGTTAATCAATTACTAAACTCATACGAGTTGTGGTATGTTGATATTAATGCGACTAAAGGTTTTGGTGAAACGGCTTTTTTACAAAAGGCTTTTACTATATCGTTTAAAAATGGGGTTATGTATGCGAATAATAATATTGTTGGTCTTGGCGATACCGGAAATGGTTTTGGTATAGATGTGGCCACTTATAATACCTACGAAATGATTTTGGATGTGGAGCATGATGCCGATGGTTTTAATACGTTTGATGTATATCAAGTTGATTATAATACCATTGAATTGTATAACCCAAATAACGATACCTCTTATTTTTTAGATGGTTATGAACGTAATACGTTTGATTACGATTTTGTGTTCTACGATAATATTCATTATTTTTTACAAGAATATAATGCTTGGGAAAAAGTTTATACAAGTAACCAGGGAGCTCTTAACGATTTTGATAACGAAAACTATTTACAGTTTTTAGCCGGAGGAAATGACTCGGAATTTAAAAGTTCACAAGATGATAGCGGTAAAAATATAAACAATTTATATTGGGATTATACAGGGGTTTACGGGGTAGGTGATGTTAGTAATGATGTGTATTTAAAAACCCTAACCTTGGATTACGATTATTTTGATAACGAACAATTTGAGTTAAGCGTAATTAACGATGGTAAAATAGAATTGTATCACGCAGCATCTGGAACTACATATGAGTTTGAAGGTCGTGGATATATCCAGTATTTAAGATCTGCAAAATCTAAGGTAACAACAACAGATACTAATAGTGATAAAATGCGTAAGTTTAAAAAGGAACGTGTTGAAAACCCAAGAGAAAATAAAAGAATATAA
- the lysM gene encoding peptidoglycan-binding protein LysM, which yields MGLFSFIKNAGAKVFGIGKTDAEEAVEVATEAAAAELKLEEAAARNLQETVSNLKLQVENLKIFIDDDAATITGAAYDQATKEKVILVVGNSNGIATVDDQMTVENVEPEAQFHTVASGDTLGKIAKNYYGNAMKYPVIFEANKPMLTDPDKIYPGQVLRIPALD from the coding sequence ATGGGATTATTTTCATTTATTAAGAATGCCGGAGCCAAAGTATTTGGAATTGGTAAAACAGATGCAGAAGAAGCAGTAGAAGTTGCAACAGAAGCGGCGGCAGCAGAACTTAAATTAGAAGAAGCTGCAGCAAGAAATTTACAAGAAACTGTTTCAAACTTGAAATTACAAGTTGAAAATTTAAAGATATTTATTGATGATGATGCCGCTACCATTACTGGTGCAGCTTACGATCAAGCTACTAAAGAAAAAGTTATTTTAGTAGTAGGTAACTCGAATGGTATTGCTACTGTAGACGACCAAATGACGGTTGAAAACGTAGAGCCAGAAGCGCAGTTCCATACCGTAGCAAGTGGTGACACATTAGGAAAGATTGCAAAAAATTATTACGGAAATGCTATGAAGTACCCGGTTATTTTTGAAGCCAATAAGCCTATGCTTACTGACCCTGATAAAATTTACCCAGGACAAGTATTACGTATACCTGCCTTAGACTAA
- a CDS encoding Tex family protein → MKSLVSYIISNTSLSEQSVKNTVDLLNEDCTIPFISRYRKERTGNLDEVQIGDIVKFKEQFEALEKRKKAVLKALEEQGVLTTELKQKIEITQDLTALEDLYLPFKKSRKTKAEKARLNGLEPLAKIIMSQNASDVESIAFKYVKGEVSSVEEALEGARHIIAEWINERADIRNNIRRQLERFAMISTKVVKTKAKDEDAQKFRDYFDWEESLSRIPSHRLLAILRAEKEGFIRVKVEIDHDRAFDNIERRIIKSNNACAEEIQIAIKDAYKRLLLPSLSNEAMQIAKDKADEAAITVFAKNLKQLLLGSPLGEKRVLAIDPGFRSGCKLVCLDAQGQLKYNETIYPHPPKSDSIGAMKKISSLCDAYKIEAIAIGNGTASRETEALVRKVHFKNDMQVFVVSEAGASIYSASKIAREEFPDYDVTVRGSVSIGRRLQDPLAELVKIDAKSIGVGQYQHDVDQNKLQKQLDVVVENCVNAVGVNINSASKSLLSYVSGIGPKLAENIFNYRNENGVFKSRAAIKKVPRLGGKAFEQGAAFLRIKDAANPLDDSAVHPESYAIVAKMAKDLKTSVEELISNKDLLQTINLKNYCTETVGLLTLEDIVKELEKPGLDIREQAKVFTFNQNIKTINDLHEGQLLPGIVNNITNFGCFVDVGIKESGLIHVSNLSDSFVKDVNEHVSLHQQIIVKVLEVDVPRKRIQLKLHK, encoded by the coding sequence ATGAAATCACTTGTTTCCTACATCATTTCAAATACCAGTTTATCTGAGCAATCGGTTAAAAATACGGTCGATTTATTAAATGAAGATTGTACCATTCCCTTTATTTCGCGATACAGAAAAGAGCGTACCGGAAATTTAGATGAGGTCCAAATTGGAGACATCGTAAAATTTAAAGAACAATTTGAAGCTTTAGAGAAACGGAAAAAAGCAGTTTTAAAGGCTTTAGAAGAACAGGGTGTTTTAACTACGGAATTAAAACAAAAAATTGAAATTACGCAAGATTTAACAGCTCTTGAAGATTTATACTTGCCTTTTAAGAAAAGCAGAAAAACTAAAGCTGAAAAAGCGCGACTTAACGGTTTAGAGCCTTTGGCAAAAATAATAATGAGCCAGAATGCCAGTGATGTAGAATCTATTGCTTTTAAATATGTAAAAGGCGAGGTGTCATCGGTTGAAGAAGCTTTGGAAGGTGCAAGGCATATTATAGCAGAATGGATCAATGAGCGTGCCGATATTAGAAATAACATTCGTCGTCAGTTAGAACGTTTCGCTATGATTTCCACGAAAGTGGTAAAAACAAAAGCTAAAGATGAGGATGCTCAAAAATTCCGTGATTATTTCGATTGGGAAGAAAGTCTGAGTAGAATTCCATCACATAGATTATTAGCCATTTTACGCGCAGAAAAAGAAGGTTTTATTCGCGTGAAAGTTGAAATAGATCACGACCGTGCTTTCGATAACATAGAACGTCGTATTATTAAAAGTAATAACGCTTGCGCGGAAGAAATCCAGATTGCCATTAAAGATGCTTACAAGCGTTTATTATTACCGTCTTTAAGCAACGAGGCGATGCAAATAGCAAAAGATAAAGCCGATGAAGCTGCAATTACTGTTTTTGCTAAGAACTTAAAACAACTTTTATTAGGTTCTCCATTGGGTGAAAAACGTGTTTTAGCAATAGATCCAGGTTTTAGATCGGGTTGTAAATTGGTGTGTTTAGATGCACAAGGACAATTAAAATATAACGAAACAATATATCCACATCCACCAAAAAGTGATAGTATTGGTGCTATGAAAAAAATAAGTTCGCTTTGCGATGCTTATAAAATTGAAGCCATTGCCATTGGTAACGGTACGGCATCTCGAGAAACCGAAGCTTTGGTGCGTAAAGTACATTTTAAAAACGATATGCAGGTTTTTGTAGTTAGCGAAGCTGGAGCGAGTATTTATTCGGCCTCTAAAATTGCGCGAGAGGAATTTCCAGATTACGATGTTACGGTGCGTGGATCGGTTTCTATTGGGCGCCGTTTACAAGATCCATTGGCGGAGTTGGTTAAAATAGATGCCAAATCTATTGGTGTTGGTCAATATCAACACGATGTAGATCAAAATAAACTACAAAAACAATTGGATGTTGTTGTGGAGAATTGTGTAAATGCTGTAGGTGTAAATATTAATTCGGCCAGTAAAAGTTTACTGAGTTATGTATCTGGAATTGGTCCAAAATTAGCCGAAAATATTTTTAATTACCGAAATGAAAACGGTGTTTTTAAATCTAGAGCGGCTATTAAAAAAGTGCCACGCTTAGGCGGAAAAGCTTTTGAGCAAGGTGCTGCTTTTTTAAGAATTAAAGATGCTGCAAACCCGTTAGACGATTCTGCAGTGCATCCGGAAAGTTATGCTATTGTTGCTAAAATGGCGAAAGATTTAAAAACATCGGTAGAAGAGTTGATTAGCAATAAAGACCTTCTTCAAACTATAAATTTAAAAAACTATTGCACCGAAACTGTTGGTTTATTAACGCTGGAAGATATTGTAAAAGAACTGGAAAAACCAGGTTTAGATATTCGTGAGCAGGCTAAGGTATTTACCTTTAATCAAAATATAAAAACCATTAACGATTTGCACGAAGGCCAACTGCTTCCAGGTATTGTAAACAACATCACCAACTTTGGGTGTTTTGTTGATGTTGGTATCAAGGAAAGTGGCTTGATACACGTATCAAACCTTTCCGATAGTTTTGTGAAAGATGTTAATGAGCACGTAAGTTTACATCAACAAATTATTGTAAAGGTTTTAGAAGTCGATGTTCCGCGAAAGCGTATACAGCTTAAATTGCATAAATAA
- a CDS encoding GIY-YIG nuclease family protein: MTNRYRSTFYVGVTNNLKERLQQHKTNIIEKKKTFAAKYNIEFLVYYEKHTWIQLAIVREKELKKWRREKKLALIKEMKPSFTFLNSEFE; this comes from the coding sequence ATTACAAATAGATACCGTTCTACATTTTATGTTGGAGTAACCAATAACTTAAAAGAACGTTTACAACAACATAAAACAAACATCATTGAAAAGAAGAAAACATTTGCAGCAAAATATAATATTGAATTTTTAGTTTATTACGAAAAACATACTTGGATTCAACTAGCCATTGTAAGAGAAAAGGAACTAAAAAAATGGAGACGTGAGAAGAAATTAGCACTTATAAAAGAAATGAAGCCTTCTTTTACTTTTTTAAATAGTGAGTTTGAATAG
- a CDS encoding DMT family transporter, which yields MKSSTAIFYMILSVIAFSLMNAVVKCLSGFGAYQIVFFRSIGTLLFTVPLIVKAKIPILGNNKKLLFLRGLFGVISLTCFFQSLNYLSLGTAASLRYTSPIFAAIFALFYLKEKIKPIQWILFVIAFLGVLVIKGFGADVNSLGVIFAILSAIFLGLIFIVIRKLGDSEHPLIIINYFMVLAFLFGGIMSIKYWKTPNLTEWLLLLSLGVFGYVGQIFMTKSLQASETNIVVPLKYLEVVFMIIIGAFWFDEIYTLWTLFGVFLIMFGLLYNIYLKRKRD from the coding sequence ATGAAAAGCTCAACAGCTATTTTTTATATGATTTTGAGTGTTATTGCATTTTCATTAATGAATGCCGTAGTAAAATGCCTTAGTGGTTTTGGTGCTTATCAAATAGTATTTTTTAGATCTATAGGAACTTTATTATTTACAGTGCCGTTAATTGTAAAAGCTAAGATTCCTATTCTAGGAAATAATAAAAAACTATTGTTTTTAAGAGGTCTTTTTGGTGTTATTTCTTTAACATGTTTTTTTCAATCATTAAACTATCTTTCGTTGGGTACAGCGGCTTCATTGCGATATACATCACCAATTTTTGCAGCAATTTTTGCGTTATTTTACCTAAAAGAGAAAATAAAACCAATACAATGGATTTTGTTTGTAATCGCTTTTTTAGGTGTTTTAGTTATTAAAGGATTTGGGGCAGATGTTAATTCTTTGGGGGTGATTTTTGCAATATTATCAGCCATTTTTTTAGGACTCATATTTATTGTAATCCGAAAATTAGGAGATTCAGAACACCCATTAATCATCATAAATTATTTTATGGTTTTAGCTTTTTTGTTTGGAGGGATAATGTCTATAAAATACTGGAAAACACCTAATTTAACAGAGTGGCTACTTTTATTAAGTTTAGGAGTTTTTGGATATGTTGGCCAGATATTTATGACGAAATCTTTGCAGGCAAGTGAAACCAATATAGTGGTGCCATTAAAATATTTAGAAGTTGTATTTATGATTATAATTGGTGCGTTTTGGTTTGATGAAATTTATACTTTGTGGACCTTATTTGGGGTCTTTTTAATAATGTTCGGGTTGCTTTATAATATTTATTTAAAGAGAAAGCGGGATTGA
- a CDS encoding TetR/AcrR family transcriptional regulator — protein sequence MITKKELLSCAINKFTQLGSKHVSLDEIAQTLGISKKTIYTFFKNKEDLVSASLESLLNEYKEKINGIVACNGNDPVFCVVLIYEKGFEYLKYFKPSFIFGLEKYYPKAYKLFQDFTEELAFTTVYNLLKDAQKNGHIKPDVNLRLAVKIYFLRIDNVAFKKKNLFDLYGKDTLFKHMVVYNLKGIISNTYSNPYFE from the coding sequence ATGATTACTAAAAAAGAATTGCTAAGTTGTGCTATCAACAAGTTTACTCAACTAGGTAGTAAACATGTTTCACTAGATGAAATAGCGCAAACTTTAGGCATTTCTAAAAAAACAATTTATACTTTCTTTAAAAATAAAGAAGATTTAGTAAGCGCTAGTTTAGAGAGTTTATTAAATGAGTATAAAGAAAAAATAAATGGGATTGTTGCTTGCAACGGTAACGATCCTGTTTTTTGTGTTGTTTTAATTTACGAAAAAGGGTTTGAGTATTTAAAATACTTCAAGCCCTCTTTCATTTTTGGCTTAGAAAAGTACTACCCCAAAGCATACAAATTATTTCAGGATTTCACTGAAGAACTAGCCTTTACCACCGTTTACAATTTACTTAAAGACGCACAAAAAAACGGGCACATTAAGCCCGATGTAAATTTAAGATTAGCTGTAAAAATTTACTTTTTAAGAATTGACAACGTGGCTTTCAAAAAAAAGAACCTCTTCGATTTATACGGAAAAGACACTTTATTTAAACACATGGTTGTTTATAATTTAAAAGGTATTATTTCAAACACATATTCTAATCCTTATTTTGAATAG
- a CDS encoding efflux transporter outer membrane subunit: MKSIINHKNFTKTMLLGLVLVTLQSCFVAKDYDRPELIANEALYRTDNLPTDSISMADVSWKTIFTDSFLNEYIAEGLENNMDVRIAIQQMAAANAYAKQGKAGYFPTLSVGPNYTHQEYSENSQFGSIFSGGLDTYDVTANLSWEADIWGKIRSNKRATQAAYLQSVSGHQAVKTQLISSIANTYYNLLALDAQLEVTKETIETRKSGVETIKALKDAGQVTQVAVDQNIAQYNSARALQVDLETAIFKTENTLSILLGRTAQHFERSNLDTQKIQQDIALGVPATLLNNRPDVMAAEYGLINAFELTNVANSNFYPSLTLTASGGLQSLELDNLFNANSLFATIVGGLTQPLLNQRKLKTQKEVALANQESALLNFKKTLLIAGNEVSNALYTYKAETEKFQFRTNEVEALRTAEANSEELLKNGYANYLDLLTARQSALSAELNVIDTKLQQLVSIVDLYEALGGGWK; the protein is encoded by the coding sequence ATGAAATCAATTATAAACCATAAAAACTTCACTAAAACCATGCTATTAGGCTTGGTTTTAGTGACCTTACAAAGTTGCTTTGTTGCAAAAGATTACGACCGACCAGAATTAATTGCTAACGAAGCGCTATATCGTACCGATAATTTGCCAACCGATAGTATTTCTATGGCCGATGTATCTTGGAAAACTATTTTTACCGATTCGTTTTTAAATGAATACATAGCCGAAGGTCTTGAAAACAATATGGATGTCCGTATTGCAATTCAGCAAATGGCAGCAGCGAATGCTTATGCCAAACAAGGTAAAGCCGGCTATTTTCCAACATTAAGCGTTGGGCCTAATTATACACACCAAGAATATTCAGAAAACAGTCAATTTGGCTCTATATTTAGTGGCGGTTTAGACACTTACGACGTTACCGCAAACCTATCATGGGAAGCCGATATCTGGGGAAAAATAAGAAGTAACAAACGCGCTACTCAAGCCGCATACTTACAAAGTGTTTCTGGTCATCAAGCAGTAAAAACACAATTAATTTCTAGTATTGCGAACACGTATTACAACCTGTTAGCTTTAGATGCACAATTAGAAGTGACTAAAGAAACTATTGAAACTAGAAAAAGTGGTGTAGAAACTATAAAAGCACTTAAAGATGCGGGACAAGTCACTCAAGTTGCTGTAGACCAAAATATAGCACAGTACAACAGCGCCAGAGCTTTACAAGTAGATTTAGAAACAGCCATTTTTAAAACTGAAAACACACTAAGTATTTTATTAGGCAGAACGGCTCAACATTTTGAACGTAGCAATTTAGACACTCAAAAAATACAGCAAGATATTGCGCTTGGTGTTCCTGCAACATTATTAAACAACAGACCAGATGTTATGGCGGCCGAGTACGGCTTAATTAATGCTTTTGAGTTAACCAATGTGGCAAACAGTAATTTTTACCCATCATTAACATTAACGGCATCTGGTGGTTTACAAAGTTTAGAGTTAGATAACTTGTTTAATGCAAACTCATTATTTGCAACAATAGTTGGTGGTTTAACACAACCTTTATTAAATCAAAGAAAACTTAAAACTCAAAAAGAAGTCGCTCTTGCAAATCAAGAAAGCGCTTTATTAAACTTTAAGAAAACACTATTGATTGCTGGAAATGAAGTTTCTAACGCTCTATATACTTATAAAGCTGAAACCGAAAAATTTCAATTTAGAACTAATGAAGTTGAAGCATTACGCACCGCCGAAGCAAACTCCGAAGAGTTACTTAAAAATGGTTATGCAAATTATCTGGATTTATTAACAGCTAGACAAAGTGCTTTAAGCGCAGAGCTTAACGTAATAGACACTAAATTACAACAATTAGTTTCTATTGTAGATTTATACGAAGCACTTGGTGGCGGATGGAAATAA